In Nocardia asteroides, the following proteins share a genomic window:
- a CDS encoding 4-hydroxy-3-methylbut-2-enyl diphosphate reductase, with product MTSAIPLNVGIARSAGASAAGGKRVLLAEPRGYCAGVDRAVETVEKALDKHGAPIYVRKEIVHNRHVVETLRERGVIFVDETDEVPEGALVVFSAHGVAPIVHETAAERNLRTIDATCPLVTKVHQEAKRFARDDYDILLIGHEGHEEVEGTAGEAPEHVQLVDGPDSVDKVTVRDPAKVIWLSQTTLSVDETMETVQRLRERFPTLQDPPSDDICYATSNRQTAVKAMAPECDLVIVVGSRNSSNSVRLVEVALGAGARAAYLVDYAREVDLAWLDGVRTVGITSGASVPEILVTGVLDLLAEHGFGEVQPVTTANETLVFSLPRELRASRRDA from the coding sequence ATGACCTCGGCAATTCCCTTGAACGTCGGTATCGCGCGCTCCGCGGGCGCGTCGGCTGCCGGTGGCAAGCGCGTGCTGCTGGCCGAGCCGCGCGGCTACTGCGCCGGCGTCGACCGCGCCGTCGAGACCGTGGAGAAGGCGCTGGACAAGCACGGCGCCCCGATCTACGTCCGCAAGGAGATCGTGCACAACCGGCACGTGGTGGAGACGCTACGTGAGCGCGGCGTGATCTTCGTCGACGAGACCGACGAGGTGCCCGAGGGCGCGCTCGTGGTGTTCTCGGCCCACGGTGTCGCGCCGATCGTGCACGAGACGGCCGCCGAACGGAACCTGCGCACGATCGACGCCACCTGTCCGCTGGTCACCAAGGTGCACCAGGAAGCCAAGCGTTTCGCCCGCGACGACTACGACATCCTGCTGATCGGCCACGAAGGCCACGAGGAGGTCGAGGGCACCGCTGGTGAGGCGCCCGAGCACGTGCAGCTGGTCGACGGTCCCGACTCGGTGGACAAGGTCACCGTGCGCGATCCCGCGAAGGTGATCTGGCTCTCGCAGACCACGCTGTCGGTCGACGAGACCATGGAGACCGTGCAGCGCCTGCGTGAGCGGTTCCCCACGCTGCAGGACCCGCCCAGCGACGACATCTGCTACGCCACCTCCAACCGGCAGACCGCGGTGAAGGCGATGGCGCCCGAATGCGATCTGGTGATCGTGGTCGGCTCGCGCAACTCCTCCAACTCGGTGCGCCTGGTGGAGGTCGCCCTCGGCGCAGGCGCGCGAGCGGCCTACCTGGTCGACTACGCCCGCGAGGTCGACCTGGCCTGGCTCGACGGCGTGCGGACCGTGGGCATCACCTCGGGCGCCTCGGTGCCGGAGATCCTGGTCACCGGCGTGCTCGACCTGCTGGCCGAACACGGTTTCGGCGAGGTGCAGCCGGTGACGACCGCCAACGAGACCCTGGTGTTCTCGCTGCCGCGCGAGCTGCGCGCTTCGCGCCGCGACGCCTGA
- a CDS encoding lipid droplet-associated protein, which yields MFRPPFLARVAAGAAVYALEETRRLPVAAVNFPITAISRVLQTTMHVQQFVTSLALKGDLVFERLGSAPQEQPEWATFDEDIAPEPAVATNGHASRFDLFTEETPVEQTNGKAAPASLLLLESEERAAEPEPEPVVTAEPEEVQAPEVAIRYDYPAMTLAQLRARLRMLTVEELAQLLAFEQQTRARAPFVTMLTNRIATVQAQ from the coding sequence ATGTTTCGTCCTCCGTTCCTGGCCAGGGTCGCCGCCGGTGCCGCGGTCTACGCCTTAGAAGAGACCCGGCGGCTACCCGTCGCCGCCGTCAATTTCCCGATCACCGCGATCAGTCGCGTGCTGCAGACCACGATGCACGTGCAGCAGTTCGTCACCAGTCTCGCGCTCAAGGGCGACCTGGTGTTCGAGCGTCTGGGTTCGGCTCCGCAGGAGCAGCCCGAGTGGGCCACCTTCGACGAGGACATCGCGCCCGAGCCCGCCGTGGCCACCAACGGCCATGCCAGCCGCTTCGATCTGTTCACCGAGGAGACCCCGGTCGAGCAGACCAACGGCAAGGCCGCCCCGGCCTCGCTGCTGCTGCTCGAGTCCGAGGAGCGGGCCGCCGAGCCGGAGCCCGAGCCGGTCGTCACGGCGGAGCCCGAGGAGGTGCAGGCCCCCGAGGTCGCCATCCGCTACGACTACCCCGCGATGACGCTGGCCCAGCTGCGCGCCCGGCTGCGCATGCTGACCGTCGAGGAGCTGGCCCAGCTGCTGGCCTTCGAGCAGCAGACCCGCGCCCGCGCCCCGTTCGTCACCATGCTGACCAACCGCATCGCGACCGTGCAGGCCCAGTAA
- the xseA gene encoding exodeoxyribonuclease VII large subunit: MTEDGAPAGSAAVQSDAPGSSAEQPWPVRSIAVKVAQWIDRLGSVWVEGQVTQINLRPGTRTAFLVLRDTSADMSLSVTCDPDLLRRSPVPLTEGSRVVVYGKLQFFTGRGTLSLRVTEIRPVGIGELLARIERLKALLAAEGLFDARRKRPLPFLPGTVGLITGRASAAERDVLTVAQNRWPAVRFIVENTAVQGPTAVPQMLEALAALDRNPAVDVIVLARGGGSTEDLLPFSDEALCRAIAAATTPIVSAIGHEPDSPLSDLVADVRAATPTDAAKRIVPDAAAELAGVREMRARSAAALRGWVQREAHLIAQLRSRPVLADPLRELRHRHDEVERLRAQARRTVEQTLRTESTAAAHLREKLTAVGPAATLARGYAVVQRVAGPERHVVRAIDDAPAGSQLRIRVADGAVSAAALGTQRLTPATDDKGK; encoded by the coding sequence ATGACTGAGGACGGCGCACCCGCGGGCTCGGCTGCCGTGCAGTCCGACGCGCCGGGCAGTTCGGCCGAGCAACCGTGGCCGGTGCGGTCGATCGCGGTGAAGGTCGCGCAGTGGATCGACCGGCTCGGCAGCGTCTGGGTGGAGGGGCAGGTCACCCAGATCAACCTGCGCCCGGGCACCCGCACGGCGTTCCTGGTGCTGCGCGACACCTCGGCGGACATGTCGCTGTCGGTGACCTGCGATCCGGACCTGTTGCGCCGCAGCCCTGTTCCGCTCACCGAGGGCAGCCGGGTGGTGGTCTACGGCAAGCTGCAGTTCTTCACCGGGCGCGGCACGCTGTCGCTGCGGGTCACCGAGATCCGCCCGGTCGGCATCGGCGAACTGCTGGCCCGCATCGAACGGCTCAAGGCGCTGCTGGCCGCGGAAGGCCTGTTCGACGCGCGCCGCAAGCGGCCGCTGCCGTTCCTGCCCGGCACCGTCGGGCTCATCACCGGGCGGGCGAGCGCCGCCGAACGCGACGTGCTCACCGTGGCCCAGAACCGCTGGCCCGCAGTCCGTTTCATCGTCGAGAACACGGCGGTGCAGGGTCCGACGGCGGTGCCGCAGATGCTGGAGGCGCTCGCCGCGCTGGACCGTAACCCGGCTGTCGACGTCATCGTGCTCGCGCGGGGCGGCGGCAGCACCGAGGACCTGCTGCCGTTCTCCGACGAGGCGCTGTGCCGGGCCATCGCCGCCGCCACCACCCCGATCGTCAGCGCGATCGGCCACGAACCCGATTCCCCGCTCAGCGATCTGGTCGCCGATGTCCGCGCCGCCACTCCGACCGACGCCGCCAAGCGCATCGTCCCCGACGCCGCCGCCGAACTCGCCGGCGTGCGCGAGATGCGGGCCCGCTCCGCCGCCGCGCTGCGCGGCTGGGTGCAGCGCGAAGCCCACCTCATCGCCCAGTTGCGCTCGCGCCCGGTGCTGGCCGATCCGCTGCGCGAGCTGCGGCACCGGCACGACGAGGTGGAACGGCTGCGCGCCCAGGCCCGCCGCACGGTCGAGCAGACCCTGCGTACCGAGTCGACCGCGGCCGCGCATCTGCGGGAGAAACTCACCGCGGTGGGCCCGGCCGCGACGCTGGCCCGTGGTTACGCTGTCGTGCAGCGCGTGGCCGGACCGGAACGGCACGTTGTCCGCGCGATCGACGACGCCCCCGCGGGCAGCCAGCTGCGCATCCGCGTCGCCGACGGCGCCGTCAGCGCCGCCGCGCTCGGCACCCAGCGCCTGACACCAGCCACCGACGACAAGGGGAAATGA
- a CDS encoding exodeoxyribonuclease VII small subunit, translated as MIVPDAGTEPTDTLAEIAGFGYERARDELVNVVKMLEQGGLDLDDSLALWERGEALASRCEQHLAGARKRVEDAIAHADEAGE; from the coding sequence ATGATCGTGCCCGACGCCGGAACCGAGCCCACCGACACCCTCGCCGAGATCGCGGGCTTCGGCTACGAACGCGCCCGCGACGAGCTGGTGAACGTGGTCAAGATGCTGGAACAGGGCGGCCTCGACCTCGACGACTCGCTGGCCCTGTGGGAACGCGGCGAAGCGCTGGCCAGCCGCTGCGAACAGCACCTGGCCGGTGCGCGCAAGCGCGTGGAGGACGCCATCGCGCACGCCGACGAGGCGGGCGAGTAG
- a CDS encoding DUF4245 domain-containing protein: MHDLRSPVAGLVTGEWILVAVAQQKHRIFNDYRDLFWSLIPLVLIAIVLAGAASQCTVATNGPTQGQVPFFDADAALKSDARSLPFAIRNPDLPQDWVSNSGSRDTIVTTGGGPVSTVGYITPQGTYMRYSQTSASEEALSRHVLGSRYPTGTQDIAGHRWVVYSEPTEESGWITDLDGVRILITGAGNEAAFATLAEAITVAAPLAK, from the coding sequence GTGCACGACCTGCGAAGCCCCGTGGCGGGCCTGGTCACCGGCGAGTGGATACTGGTAGCCGTGGCCCAGCAGAAACACCGGATCTTCAACGACTATCGCGACCTGTTCTGGTCGCTGATCCCGTTGGTGTTGATCGCGATCGTGCTGGCGGGCGCCGCGAGCCAGTGCACGGTGGCCACGAACGGCCCGACCCAAGGTCAGGTGCCGTTTTTCGATGCCGACGCCGCGCTGAAGTCGGACGCCCGATCGCTGCCGTTCGCGATCCGCAATCCGGACCTGCCGCAGGACTGGGTGTCGAACTCGGGCAGCCGCGACACCATCGTCACCACCGGCGGTGGTCCGGTGAGCACCGTCGGTTACATCACTCCGCAGGGCACCTACATGCGGTACTCACAGACCTCCGCGTCGGAGGAGGCGCTGTCGCGGCACGTGCTCGGCTCGCGCTATCCCACCGGCACGCAGGACATCGCCGGGCACCGATGGGTCGTCTACAGCGAGCCGACCGAGGAGTCCGGCTGGATCACCGACCTGGACGGTGTCCGGATCCTGATCACCGGCGCGGGCAACGAGGCCGCGTTCGCCACGCTGGCCGAGGCGATCACGGTCGCCGCGCCGCTGGCGAAGTAG
- the glpX gene encoding class II fructose-bisphosphatase, with protein sequence MTASSPAPSRREAPDRNLALELVRVTEAGAMAAGRWVGRGDKEGGDGAAVDAMRQLVSSVSMQGVVVIGEGEKDEAPMLYNGEAVGDGTGPEVDFAVDPIDGTTLMSKGSPGAISVLAVAERGAMFDPSAVFYMHKIAVGPDAAGSIDITAPIGENIRRVAKAKKSSVSDLTVCILDRPRHAEIIQQTRDAGARIRLISDGDVAGAIAAARPESGVDILVGIGGTPEGIIAAAALRCLGGELQGMLAPKDDEERQKAIDAGHDLDRVLSTTDLVAGENVFFCATGVTDGDLLRGVRYFGGGASTQSIVMRSKSGTVRMIDAYHRLTKLREYSSVDFDGDDSANPPLP encoded by the coding sequence ATGACGGCATCTTCGCCCGCCCCCAGCCGCCGCGAGGCACCCGACCGTAACCTCGCACTCGAGCTGGTCCGCGTCACCGAGGCAGGCGCGATGGCAGCGGGCCGCTGGGTCGGCCGCGGAGACAAGGAAGGTGGCGACGGCGCCGCGGTCGACGCGATGCGCCAGCTGGTCAGCTCCGTGTCCATGCAGGGCGTCGTCGTGATCGGTGAGGGCGAGAAGGACGAAGCGCCCATGCTGTACAACGGCGAGGCGGTCGGTGACGGCACCGGTCCCGAGGTCGACTTCGCGGTCGACCCGATCGACGGCACCACCCTGATGTCGAAGGGCTCCCCCGGCGCCATCTCGGTCCTCGCGGTCGCCGAGCGCGGCGCCATGTTCGACCCGTCGGCCGTGTTCTACATGCACAAGATCGCCGTGGGCCCCGACGCCGCCGGCTCGATCGACATCACCGCCCCCATCGGCGAGAACATCCGCCGCGTCGCCAAGGCCAAGAAGTCCTCGGTCTCCGACCTCACCGTCTGCATCCTGGACCGCCCCCGGCACGCCGAGATCATCCAGCAGACCCGTGACGCGGGCGCCCGCATCCGCCTGATCTCCGACGGTGACGTCGCCGGCGCCATCGCCGCCGCCCGCCCCGAGTCCGGCGTGGACATCCTCGTCGGCATCGGCGGTACCCCCGAGGGCATCATCGCCGCCGCCGCGCTGCGCTGCCTCGGCGGTGAGCTGCAGGGCATGCTCGCCCCCAAGGACGACGAAGAGCGCCAGAAGGCCATCGACGCGGGCCACGACCTGGACCGCGTCCTGTCCACCACCGACCTGGTGGCCGGCGAGAACGTCTTCTTCTGCGCCACCGGCGTCACCGACGGCGACCTCCTGCGCGGCGTCCGCTACTTCGGCGGCGGCGCCTCCACCCAGTCCATCGTCATGCGCTCCAAGTCCGGCACCGTCCGCATGATCGACGCCTACCACCGCCTC